A DNA window from Helianthus annuus cultivar XRQ/B chromosome 15, HanXRQr2.0-SUNRISE, whole genome shotgun sequence contains the following coding sequences:
- the LOC110911660 gene encoding protein LIGHT-DEPENDENT SHORT HYPOCOTYLS 10-like, producing the protein MSINIPKDPSEGSSRSATADQSHHPAPLSRYESQKRRDWNTFGQYLKNQRPPVPLAQCNFSHVLEFLRYLDQFGKTKVHILGCAFFGQPDPPAPCTCPLRQAWGSLDALIGRLRAAYEENGGSPENNPFGNSAIRVYLREVKECQAKARGIPYKKKKKRKNQIKASEEMKAPKLQAT; encoded by the coding sequence ATGTCAATTAACATACCAAAAGATCCATCTGAAGGTTCATCGCGATCAGCAACCGCGGATCAGAGCCATCATCCAGCACCTTTAAGTCGTTACGAATCACAAAAACGACGCGACTGGAACACTTTTGGACAATATCTGAAGAATCAAAGGCCTCCGGTTCCTCTCGCACAGTGTAACTTTAGCCATGTTCTCGAGTTTCTTCGATACCTTGATCAATTCGGAAAAACTAAGGTTCATATACTTGGGTGTGCCTTCTTTGGGCAGCCTGACCCTCCTGCCCCTTGCACTTGCCCTCTTAGGCAGGCTTGGGGCAGTTTGGACGCCCTAATTGGGCGTCTAAGAGCCGCGTACGAGGAGAACGGCGGCTCTCCCGAGAATAATCCGTTTGGAAATAGTGCGATTCGGGTTTATTTAAGGGAAGTGAAGGAGTGTCAAGCTAAGGCAAGAGGAATCCCAtacaagaagaaaaagaagaggaagaaTCAAATCAAAGCTAGTGAAGAAATGAAGGCTCCAAAGCTGCAGGCTACTTGA